GATGGTGTCGCCGCCTCCCGCGAGCGTGAAGGCGGGGGTGTTGGCGATCGCCTCGGCGATCTTCCTGGTGCCGGCGCCGAACTGGTCGAACTCGAACACGCCCACCGGGCCGTTCCACACCACGGTGCCGGCCTTCATGATGATGTCGGCGAGCTGCTGCGCGCTTTTCGGGCCGATGTCGAAGATCATGTCGTCGTCGGCCGTCGCCGCGGCGTCCTTCAGCACGGCGGGTTCGTTGGCATCGAATTTTTTGCCGACGACGACATCGACCGCGATCGGGATCGAGGCGCCGCGCTTCTGCATCTTCTCCATCAGCGCCTTGGCGATCGGAATGAGGTCTGTCTCGGCCAACGACTTGCCGATCTTCTTGCCGGCCGCGGCCAGGAAGGTGTTGGCAATGCCGCCGCCGACCACGAGCTGGTCGACCTTGTCGGACAGCGATTCGAGCACCGTCAGCTTGGTCGAGACCTTGGAGCCGCCGACGATGGCGACCATCGGGCGCTTCGGGCTGAGCAATGCCTTGGTCAGCGCCTCCAGCTCCTCGGTCAGCAGGATGCCTGCCGCCGCCACCGGGGCGTAGCGGGCAACGCCGTGCGTCGAGGCCTCGGCGCGGTGCGCGGTGCCGAAGGCATCCATCACGAACACGTCGCACAGCGCGGCATACTTCTTCGCGGTTTCGTCGGCATTCTTCTTTTCGCCCTTGTTGATGCGGCAATTCTCCAGCACGACGAGCTCGCCCGCGGCAACGTCGAAGCCGCCGTCGACCCAATCCTTGATGAGGCGCACCGGCTTGCCGAGGCGCGCGCCGATGTTGTCGGCGACGGGCTTCAGCGAATTCTCCTCCGACCACTCGCCTTCGGTCGGGCGGCCAAGGTGGGAGGTCACCATCACCTTTGCGCCCTGCTTGAGGCAGTGGTTGATGGTGGCCATGGACGCCGTGATGCGCGCGTCCGAGGTCACCTTGCCGTCCTTCACCGGCACGTTCAGGTCGGCGCGGATCAACACGCGCTTGCCCTTGAGATCGAGATCGGTCAGCTTGATGACAGACATGCTTGCTCCTTGAGAACCACGGTGAGGAGTGAGGTGTTAGGCGTGAGGAATTGATCCCTCACGCTTCACGCCTCACGCCTCACCCGTATTTACTTGGCCACGTGCTGCACGAAGCGCAGCATGTTGCAGGTGTAGCCGTATTCATTGTCGTACCACGACACGACCTTGACGAAGGTCGGGTCGAGGGCGATGCCGGCCTCGGCGTCGAAGATCGACGGCAGCGAGCAACCGCGGAAATCGGTCGACACCACCTTCTCGTCGGTGTAACCGAGCACGCCCTTCAGCGAGCCTTGCGAGGCCTTCTTCATGGCCGCGCAGACCTGCTCGTAGCTGGCTTCCTTCGCGAGTTCAACGGTGAGATCCACCACGGACACGTCCGAGGTCGGCACGCGGAACGCCATGCCGGTGAGCTTCTTGTTGAGTTCGGGGATCACCTTGCCAACGGCCTTGGCGGCGCCGGTGGACGACGGGATGATGTTCTCCAGGATGCCGCGGCCGCCGCGCCAGTCCTTGCTGGACGGCCCGTCGACGGTCTTCTGGGTCGCCGTGGCGGCATGCACCGTGCTCATCAGCCCGCGCTTGATGCCGAAGCTGTCGTGCAGCACCTTGGCGACCGGCGCCAGGCAGTTGGTGGTGCAGGAGGCGGCGGAGACGATCTTCTCGCCGGCATACTTCGCGTGGTTCACGCCGTAGACGAACATCGGGGTGTCATCCTTGGAGGGCGCCGACTGCACGACCTTCCGGGCGCCCGCGGTGATGTGTTTCTGGCAGGTATCCAGCGTGAGGAACAGGCCGGTGGACTCCACCACGACGTCGGCGCCGACTTCGCCCCACTTGAGTTCCGCCGGATCCTTCACGGCGGTAAGACGGATCTTCCGCCCATTGACGATCAGCGTGTCGTTGTCCACCTTGATGTCGCCGCTGAAGCGGCCGTGCACCGAGTCGTACTGGAGCATGTAGGCCAGGTAGCTGGGCTCGAGCAGGTCGTTGATGCCGACGATCTCGATGTCCTTGAACTCCGCTTCCTTGACCGCCGCACGGAACACCATGCGGCCGATGCGGCCGAACCCGTTGATACCGACTTTGATTGTCATAGTCTCTCTCCTCGCAAGGCTGATTTGAAATCTGTCAGAGCACGGCCTCGACGGCCTTCACGACGTTCTCCACTGTGAAGCCGAACTCCTTGAAGAGCGCGCCGGCGGGGGCCGATTCACCGAAGCGGTCGAGACCGACGACGGCGCCGTCCAGGCCGACATATTTGCGCCAGTAATCGGTGACGCCGGCCTCGACCGCAACGCGCGCGCGGCAGGCACCGGGCAGCACGGACTCGCGATAGGCCTTGTCCTGCCTGTCGAAGGCGTCGGCGGACGGCATCGACACCACACGCACCCGGCGGCCCTTGGCGTTCAGCTGTTCGGCGGCCTTCACCGCCAGATCGATCTCGGAACCGGTGGCGATGATGATCGCCTCGGGGGCGCCCTTGCTGTCGCGCAGCACATAGCCGCCGCGGGCGACGTTGGCCAGCTGGGCGGCATCACGCGCCTGGTGCGGCAGGTTCTGGCGCGAGAAGATCAGGCTGGTCGGGCCCCGGGTGTTTTCCACCGCCGCCTTCCAGGCCACCGCGGTCTCGACCGTGTCGCACGGG
Above is a genomic segment from Gammaproteobacteria bacterium containing:
- a CDS encoding phosphoglycerate kinase, giving the protein MSVIKLTDLDLKGKRVLIRADLNVPVKDGKVTSDARITASMATINHCLKQGAKVMVTSHLGRPTEGEWSEENSLKPVADNIGARLGKPVRLIKDWVDGGFDVAAGELVVLENCRINKGEKKNADETAKKYAALCDVFVMDAFGTAHRAEASTHGVARYAPVAAAGILLTEELEALTKALLSPKRPMVAIVGGSKVSTKLTVLESLSDKVDQLVVGGGIANTFLAAAGKKIGKSLAETDLIPIAKALMEKMQKRGASIPIAVDVVVGKKFDANEPAVLKDAAATADDDMIFDIGPKSAQQLADIIMKAGTVVWNGPVGVFEFDQFGAGTRKIAEAIANTPAFTLAGGGDTIAAIQKYDIYDKVSYISTAGGAFLEFLEGKTLPAVAILEERARSRRV
- the gap gene encoding type I glyceraldehyde-3-phosphate dehydrogenase, with protein sequence MTIKVGINGFGRIGRMVFRAAVKEAEFKDIEIVGINDLLEPSYLAYMLQYDSVHGRFSGDIKVDNDTLIVNGRKIRLTAVKDPAELKWGEVGADVVVESTGLFLTLDTCQKHITAGARKVVQSAPSKDDTPMFVYGVNHAKYAGEKIVSAASCTTNCLAPVAKVLHDSFGIKRGLMSTVHAATATQKTVDGPSSKDWRGGRGILENIIPSSTGAAKAVGKVIPELNKKLTGMAFRVPTSDVSVVDLTVELAKEASYEQVCAAMKKASQGSLKGVLGYTDEKVVSTDFRGCSLPSIFDAEAGIALDPTFVKVVSWYDNEYGYTCNMLRFVQHVAK